Proteins from one Monodelphis domestica isolate mMonDom1 chromosome 6, mMonDom1.pri, whole genome shotgun sequence genomic window:
- the SDAD1 gene encoding protein SDA1 homolog, whose product MSGRNNNKLPSNLPQLQNLIKRDPPAYVEEFMQQYNHYKSNVEIFKLQPNKPSKELSELVMFLAQVGHCYPEHLVDFPQQLKELLSYNHTVLDAGLRMTFCKALMLLRNRNLINPTSLLELFFELLRCHDKLLRKTLYTHIVTDIKNINAKHKNNKVNVVLQNFMYTMLRDSNATAAKISLDVMIELYKRNIWNDTKTVNVITTACFSKVTKILVAGLKFFLGKDEDEKEDSDSESEDDGPTARDLLVKYSTGKKSSKHKKKLEKAMKVLKKQKKKKKPEVFNFSAIHLIHDPQDFAEKLLKQLESSKERFEVKMMLMDLISRLVGIHELFLFNFYPFIQRFLQPHQREVTKILLFAAQASHQLVPPEIIESLLMTVANNFVTDKNSGEVMTVGINAIKEITARCPLAMSEDLLQDLAQYKTHKDKNVMMSARTLIHLFRTLNPKMLQKKFRGKPTEASVEARIQEYGELDAKDYIPGAEVLDVEKEEDGESDDDGWESASLSEEDDDDGEWIPVHHSSDEENQEIAEKLKSVPPEERKAKAAAVSTSRVLTQEDFQKIRLAQMQKEMDSAPGKAQKRKNVDLDSDEERRGELLSLRDIEHLHKKPKSDKETRLATAMAGKTSRKEFVKKKTKLNPFASSTNKEKKKQKNFMMMRYSHNVRSKGKRSFRDKQLALRDALLKKRKKLMK is encoded by the exons ATGTCTGgcagaaacaacaacaaactacCCAGCAATCTGCCCCAGTTGCAGAACCTGATCAAGCGGGACCCCCCGGCCTACGTGGAGGAG TTTATGCAGCAGTATAATCACTATAAGTccaatgtggaaattttcaaATTACAACCAAATAAACCCAGCAAAGAACTCTCTGAACTGGTGATGTTCTTAGCCCAG GTTGGCCATTGTTATCCAGAACATCTGGTTGACTTCCCCCAACAGCTGAAGGAACTTCTTTCTTACAACCACACAGTCTTGGATGCAGGCCTTCGAATG acATTTTGCAAAGCTTTGATGTTGCTAAGAAACAGGAATCTAATTAATCCAACCAGTTTATTAGAACTATTTTTTGAACTTCTGCGTTGCCACGATAAGCTTCTGCGAAAG acTTTGTACACTCATATTGTGACggatatcaagaatatcaatgccAAGCACAAGAACAATAAAGTCAATGTT GTGCTGCAAAACTTCATGTATACCATGTTAAGAGACAGCAATGCGACAGCTGCCAAGATCTCTTTGGACGTGATGATTGAGCTGTACAAAAGAAACATCTG GAATGATACCAAAACTGTCAATGTGATCACAACTGCATGCTTTTCTAAAGTCACCAAG ATACTAGTTGCTGGTCTAAAATTCTTCCTTGGTAAAGatgaagatgagaaagaagacAGTGATTCTGAATCTGAG gatgATGGGCCCACAGCAAGAGATTTACTTGTCAAATACTCCACAGGAAAAAAAAGCTCCaagcataaaaagaaattggaaaaggccATGAAAGTCTTGAAA aaacaaaagaagaagaaaaagccaGAGGTGTTTAATTTCTCAGCTATCCATTTGATTCATGACCCCCAAG ATTTTGCAGAGAAGCTTCTGAAGCAGCTGGAGAGTTCAAAAGAGAGATTTGAAGTAAAGATGATGCTCATGGACCTTATCTCCAGATTAGTGGGAATTCACGAG ctctttctctttaatttctatCCCTTTATCCAACGGTTTCTCCAACCCCATCAGAGAG AGGTGACCAAGATCCTTCTCTTTGCTGCCCAGGCCTCCCATCAGCTCGTACCGCCCGAG ATCATTGAGTCCTTGCTAATGACTGTGGCCAACAACTTTGTCACGGACAAGAACTCCGGGGAGGTAATGACTGTTGG aaTCAATGCCATAAAAGAGATAACAGCTAGATGCCCTCTGGCCATGTCTGAAGACCTTCTCCAAGATCTGGCCCAATACAAAACCCACAAAGACAAGA ATGTAATGATGTCTGCTAGAACCCTGATTCATCTCTTCAGAACCCTGAATCCAAAGATGCTGCAGAAAAAATTCAGG GGCAAGCCCACGGAGGCCTCAGTGGAGGCGAGAATCCAGGAGTATGGCGAGCTGGATGCCAAGGATTACATTCCTGGAGCGGAAGTGCTTGATGTGGAGAAAGAGGAAGACGGAGAGTCTGATGATG ATGGGTGGGAAAGTGCCAGCCTCAGCGAAGAGGATGACGACGATGGCGAGTGGATCCCAGTGCACCACTCCTCTgatgaggagaaccaggaaatt GCCGAGAAGCTAAAAAGCGTGCCACCGGAGGAGCGCAAGGCCAAGGCCGCCGCGGTGAGCACCAGCAGGGTTCTGACCCAAGAGGACTTCCAGAAGATCCGCCTGGCGCAGATGCAGAAGGAGATGGACTCTGCCCCGGGGAAAGCCCAGAAGAGGAAGAATGTGGACCTGGACAGCGATGAGGAGAGGAG GGGAGAGCTGCTTTCCTTGAGGGACATCGAACATCTCCATAAAAAACCCAAGTCGGACAAAGAGACAAGACTGGCCACTGCGATG GCCGGAAAGACAAGCAGAAaagaatttgtgaagaagaaaaccaaactgaacCCATTTGCTAGttctacaaataaagaaaagaaaaaacagaagaatTTTATGATGATGAGATACAGCCATAACGTCCGCTCCAAAGGCAAACGCTCATTCAGGGACAAACAG CTGGCTCTCCGGGATGCACttttgaaaaagaggaaaaagcttATGAAATAG